The following proteins come from a genomic window of Nicotiana tomentosiformis chromosome 12, ASM39032v3, whole genome shotgun sequence:
- the LOC138903271 gene encoding uncharacterized protein gives MQQWATVYQCKSYKVPRRFEDKEDHIFPLSSERKRSSGSTKKVIIQNLKKRLEAAKGKWLEELPGVLWAYRTTVKSSTGETPFFLVYGAEALILVEVDEPTLRYFRAEEESNNEAMLINLELLEERRDLAHVRIVDQKQRMERYYNRRANFRYFKVGNLVMRKISQNTRELNAGKLGPTWEGPYRISAITGK, from the coding sequence ATGCAacaatgggccacagtttatcagtgcaaaagttacaaagttcctcgaagatttgaagataaagaggatcacatcttccccttatcatccgagcgcaaacggtcaagcgggTCAACAAaaaaagtgattattcaaaacctcaagaaaaggttggaagcggcaaaaggcaaatggctcgaagaattgcccggagttctatgggcctaccgaacaacggtcAAATCGAGTacaggagaaactccttttttccttgtgtacggtgctgaagccctaatccTGGTAGAAGTAGatgaacccactttgagatactTTCGGGCAGAagaagaatcgaacaacgaagcgatgttgatcaacttggaactgctcgaggaacgcagggacttggcgcatgtaagaatagtagatcaaaagcagagaatggagcgttattataatcgaagagccaactttcgttatttcaaagtaggaaaTTTGGTTATGAGGAAAATAAGCCAAAATACCAGGGAGCTCAatgcggggaagctaggtccaacgtgggaaggtccctaccgaatttcagctatcactgggaaatga
- the LOC104095477 gene encoding serine/threonine-protein kinase RIPK-like: protein MAFKITLKTIIPSCFKVKIDVLPLEDKNNIVQVSKNSNTNCGNSRLALSDISDPESSLSISDLSSNAVIGSNLHIFTHSELKVMTSNFSSSNFLGEGGFGPVHKGFIDDKIKPGLKAQPVAVKLLDLEGSQGHLEWLTEVVLLGQLRHPNLVKLIGYCWEDEQRLLVYEYMARGNLENQLFRRCSSSLPWLTRMNIAVDAAKGLAFLHGEEKPVIYRDFKASNILLDSDYTAKLSDFGLAKDGPEGSDTHVTTRVMGTYGYAAPEYMMTGYLTSKSDVYSFGVVLLELLTGRQVIDKKRPSREQNLVEWARPFLKDSHKLDRIMDPRLEGQYSTQGAKKVVALTYQCLSQQPKSRPTMTNVVKILEPILDLKDIPIGPFVYVVPSFDCKSGLNNGGLEKKKGEEKEEENKVNISDQDERGISAGEKKENGCRQCRLGHMKQKNQLKSAIVYSDTHLYGTLRHEFR, encoded by the exons ATGGCTTTCAAGATTACCTTGAAAACTATTATACCTAGTTGTTTCAAGGTTAAGATTGATGTACTTCCTTTAGAGGACAAGAATAATATTGTTCAAGTTTCTAAAAATAGTAATACTAATTGTGGTAATTCAAGGCTAGCTCTTTCAGATATAAGTGATCCTGAATCATCACTTTCTATAAGTGATCTCTCATCAAATGCTGTCATTGGATCCAACCTTCATATTTTCACACATTCTGAGCTCAAAGTTATGACAAGTAACTTTTCGTCCTCTAATTTTCTTGGAGAAGGTGGATTTGGTCCTGTGCACAAGGGGTTCATTGATGATAAAATTAAGCCTGGTTTAAAAGCTCAACCTGTTGCTGTTAAACTTCTGGATTTGGAAGGTTCTCAGGGCCACTTAGAATGGCTG ACTGAAGTAGTATTACTTGGGCAATTAAGGCATCCTAATCTAGTGAAGTTGATTGGTTATTGCTGGGAGGATGAGCAAAGGCTTCTTGTTTACGAGTACATGGCAAGGGGAAATCTGGAGAACCAATTATTTAGAA GATGTTCGAGTAGCTTACCATGGTTGACCAGAATGAATATTGCAGTAGATGCTGCAAAGGGGCTAGCTTTCTTGCATGGGGAAGAAAAACCAGTAATCTACAGAGATTTTAAGGCTTCTAACATCCTCTTAGACTCG GATTATACGGCTAAACTTTCTGACTTTGGACTAGCAAAAGATGGTCCAGAAGGTAGTGATACGCATGTCACAACTCGTGTTATGGGCACTTATGGCTATGCTGCTCCCGAGTATATGATGACAG GTTATTTGACAAGTAAGAGCGATGTGTACAGTTTTGGAGTCGTCTTATTAGAATTACTAACAGGACGACAAGTTATTGACAAGAAACGTCCTAGTAGAGAGCAAAATTTGGTAGAATGGGCAAGGCCATTCCTCAAAGATTCACACAAGCTTGACAGAATAATGGACCCCAGACTTGAAGGTCAATACTCAACTCAAGGAGCCAAAAAAGTGGTTGCATTGACTTATCAATGCTTAAGTCAACAGCCAAAGTCTAGACCTACTATGACCAATGTGGTCAAGATCTTGGAACCTATCTTGGACTTAAAAGATATACCAATTGGTCCATTTGTATATGTGGTTCCTTCTTTTGACTGTAAAAGTGGATTGAATAATGGTGGTTTGGAGAAAAAGAAGGGTgaagaaaaagaggaagaaaataaggTGAACATAAGTGATCAAGATGAAAGAGGAATTAGTgcaggagaaaagaaagaaaacggTTGTAGGCAGTGCAGACTTGGCCACATGAAGCAAAAGAATCAACTAAAGTCTGCTATTGTATACTCAGATACTCATCTGTATGGGACTTTAAGGCACGAATTCAGATAG